One window of the Melospiza melodia melodia isolate bMelMel2 chromosome 15, bMelMel2.pri, whole genome shotgun sequence genome contains the following:
- the CPLX3 gene encoding complexin-3 — MAFMVKSMVGGQLKNLTGGLGGEEKSEGEKSPAEAQGMTREEYEEYQRQLVEEKMERDAQFAQRKAERATVRSHFRDKYRLPKNETDDNQIQLVGGDVELPKELAKMIEQDNEEEEEKNSVIGQLSNIQNLDLDSLKDKASATLEDLKQSAEKCSVM, encoded by the exons ATGGCGTTCATGGTGAAGAGCATGGTGGGGGGACAGCTGAAGAACCTCACGGGCGGCCTGGGCGGCGAGGAGAAGAGCGAGGGCGAGAAGTCTCCGGCCGAGGCGCAGGGCATGACCCGCGAGGAGTATGAGGAGTACCAGCGGCAGCTGGTGGAGGAGAA GATGGAGAGAGATGCCCAGTTTGCCCAGCGCAAGGCGGAGAGAGCCACGGTCAGGTCCCACTTCCGAGACAAGTACAGGCTGCCCAAG AACGAGACGGACGACAACCAGATCCAGCTGGTGGGAGGCGACGTGGAGCTGCCCAAGGAGCTGGCCAAGATGATCGAGCAGGacaacgaggaggaggaggagaagaactCGGTGATCGGGCAGCTCAGTAACATCCAGAACCTGGACCTTGATTCCTTGAAGGACAAAGCCTCGGCCACGCTAGAGGACCTGAAGCAGTCGGCGGAGAAGTGCTCCGTGATGTGa